In Streptomyces sp. TLI_146, the genomic stretch CCGTCGGTGATGCCGAGCGCCTTGATGGCCGCGGCGGCGACCGGCGCCACCTGGTCGAGCAGCCGATCGGCGGCATCGACACTGTGGGCGATCTCCTCGAAGAACGGCGGGGCACCAAGCGTCTTGCGGGTGACGGCGACCGCGGTGGTGTGACCGCGGTGGGTGACGCACTCGACGGAGACCTCGGGGCCGTCGAGGTACTCCTCCACCAGGACCTTGGTGCTCTCGATGCCGTCGCGGGCGCCGGCGGCAGCGAACGCGAAGCCGACCGGGAGTTCTTCGGCGCGGTCGACGCGGATGACGCCGATGCTGCCCGCGCGGGCAGCGGGCTTGAGCACAACCGGGTCGCCGATCGTCTCGGCGGCGAGCGCCGCCTCCAGCAGGGAGCGGGCACTCATCGACGCTGCCGAGGGCACGCCGTGGCGGGCGAACAGGGTGCGGGCACTGGCCTTGTTACGGGCGGCTTCCATGACCTCGGGGCTGTTCGCATGCAGTCCCAGGCGCCGGGCCAGGCGCGCGGCGGGGACGAGGTACCACTCGGTCCACGTCACCACGCCGGTCAGCTCGTGCCGCCCGGCCAGGGCCTCGCCAGCAGCGGCCAGCGCCGGGGCGTCGTCGGGATCGGCGATCTCGAAGTCGGTGATGAACTCCCGCTCCCAGGTCGGCTCGGCGGGGGTGATCAGGACGACGTCGTACCGGGCGGCGACCGCTTCAAGGCAGTAGACGCGGTATGCCTCGGCCTCCGGACCGGTGGTGGAAACGACAAGGATGGTGGGCAA encodes the following:
- a CDS encoding ATP-grasp domain-containing protein, translating into MLVVSTTGPEAEAYRVYCLEAVAARYDVVLITPAEPTWEREFITDFEIADPDDAPALAAAGEALAGRHELTGVVTWTEWYLVPAARLARRLGLHANSPEVMEAARNKASARTLFARHGVPSAASMSARSLLEAALAAETIGDPVVLKPAARAGSIGVIRVDRAEELPVGFAFAAAGARDGIESTKVLVEEYLDGPEVSVECVTHRGHTTAVAVTRKTLGAPPFFEEIAHSVDAADRLLDQVAPVAAAAIKALGITDGVSHVEMRLVGGRPRLIEVNARIGGDMIGHLVKLATGVDLARAAADTACGQAPDLTRTRHSAAAIRLLYPNASGTLTHCHCHFDDDFAARTPWLEQVAFQRTVGDTVILPPDGDMFSARAGFLITTGPTADVAQARADEALGHLTLAAAPPPSAA